A single region of the Hugenholtzia roseola DSM 9546 genome encodes:
- a CDS encoding IS1634 family transposase produces MQSVSLQHFYHNLDKLSLYSTELQKLVFQKNKQLQSYELDLVFYDVTTFYFDSEVVVEEALRQKGFSKDGKIGKTQVILGLLLDKNALPLGYGLYAGNQYEGHTLVKKIDKLKQLYNLNKITVVADSGRLNAANCQAVKGAGYDFLLGGRLKNLPQTVKTTLLDKTK; encoded by the coding sequence ATGCAGTCTGTTTCTCTTCAACATTTTTATCATAATTTAGATAAACTTAGTCTTTATAGTACAGAACTACAAAAATTAGTATTTCAAAAAAATAAGCAACTACAATCTTATGAGTTAGACTTAGTTTTTTATGATGTTACGACCTTTTATTTCGATTCAGAAGTAGTAGTAGAAGAAGCCTTGCGCCAGAAAGGTTTTAGTAAAGATGGTAAAATTGGTAAAACACAAGTTATTTTAGGATTATTATTAGACAAGAACGCATTGCCACTTGGCTACGGCTTGTATGCAGGGAATCAGTATGAAGGACATACTTTGGTCAAAAAAATAGATAAATTAAAGCAATTATATAATCTTAACAAGATAACTGTAGTAGCCGATAGTGGCAGGCTAAATGCTGCTAATTGTCAGGCAGTCAAGGGAGCAGGTTACGATTTTTTGCTGGGCGGACGATTGAAAAATCTGCCCCAAACAGTAAAAACAACGCTTTTAGATAAGACAAAATAA